A stretch of Bradyrhizobium sp. AZCC 2262 DNA encodes these proteins:
- a CDS encoding CAP domain-containing protein, with the protein MGRKTAFPARQALLLGLSLCFATTVLGRTAVANPAQMISDFRLKHGEKRVTLDATLTRIAHDQAQAMAAKDQLDHDVLGRFNTRVDPAGAGRAAENIAYGYDSFPKTLDQWINSSGHRKNLLLPGATRVGVASVKSAKTGRMYWAMVIAGNYEHPKPAKPPKATKPPKQVASSKPKSRAVENCRMKILSICF; encoded by the coding sequence ATGGGCAGGAAGACAGCCTTTCCGGCGCGGCAGGCACTTTTGCTGGGGCTGTCGCTTTGTTTTGCCACCACAGTCTTGGGCCGGACGGCTGTGGCCAATCCCGCGCAGATGATTTCTGACTTTCGGCTAAAGCACGGGGAGAAGCGCGTAACTTTGGACGCGACTCTCACGCGGATTGCACACGACCAAGCCCAGGCGATGGCCGCCAAGGACCAACTGGATCACGACGTGCTCGGCCGATTCAATACGCGCGTCGATCCGGCGGGCGCCGGCCGAGCCGCGGAGAACATTGCGTATGGCTACGACAGCTTTCCCAAAACCCTCGACCAGTGGATCAATTCGTCAGGGCACCGAAAAAACCTCCTGCTGCCCGGCGCCACGCGCGTCGGTGTCGCCAGCGTGAAAAGTGCGAAGACCGGTCGCATGTATTGGGCCATGGTGATTGCTGGCAACTATGAGCATCCCAAGCCGGCGAAGCCTCCAAAGGCTACGAAGCCGCCGAAGCAGGTAGCTTCCTCGAAGCCAAAATCTCGCGCAGTGGAGAACTGCCGAATGAAAATTCTGAGTATTTGTTTCTAG
- a CDS encoding amidohydrolase family protein: MTDLRMPSLQGCFCCGQPSPSLSNPGRRGFMLGAGALALTTAAGGGRASAQSADTKPFRIDVHHHLSPPTYVTASNDSGFGDPLMKNWTIEKSLDDMDKAGIATAMLSVTTPAVNFTKGDAARKLCRESNEYGAKLVADYPGRFGNFAMLPLTDAEGSLRELTYALDTLKADGIALMTSYGDKWLGDPSFLPVMEEINRRKALVYTHPTAANCCVNLAPTQPPVMIEFGTDTTRTIADIVFSGNARRFPDIRWIFSHAGGTMPFLIERFVRHPLLVPKAKETVPDGTLAELKRFFYDTAQTSNRGSMSALAAIIPPSQIVFGTDFPYRTGTDHVKGLREAGVFTNEQIAAIERGNALKLLPRLAS; the protein is encoded by the coding sequence ATGACGGATTTGCGTATGCCCTCGCTGCAGGGCTGCTTCTGCTGCGGCCAGCCAAGTCCGTCGCTTTCCAACCCAGGCCGGCGCGGCTTCATGCTCGGCGCCGGCGCGCTGGCGTTGACGACAGCGGCGGGTGGCGGCCGGGCATCGGCGCAAAGCGCAGACACAAAGCCGTTCCGGATTGACGTCCATCACCATCTGTCGCCGCCGACCTATGTGACGGCGTCGAACGACAGCGGTTTTGGCGATCCACTGATGAAGAACTGGACCATCGAAAAATCGCTTGATGACATGGACAAAGCCGGCATCGCCACCGCGATGCTGTCGGTGACTACACCCGCGGTCAATTTCACCAAGGGCGATGCGGCGCGAAAGCTGTGCCGCGAGTCGAATGAGTATGGCGCAAAGCTGGTCGCGGATTATCCCGGGCGGTTTGGCAATTTCGCAATGCTGCCGCTCACCGACGCTGAAGGCAGCCTGCGCGAACTGACGTATGCGCTCGATACGCTGAAGGCCGACGGCATCGCCTTGATGACGAGCTATGGCGACAAGTGGCTTGGCGATCCATCATTCCTGCCCGTGATGGAAGAAATCAACCGCCGCAAGGCGCTGGTCTACACCCATCCGACGGCCGCCAATTGCTGCGTGAACCTGGCGCCGACGCAGCCACCTGTGATGATCGAGTTCGGCACCGATACGACGCGCACCATCGCCGACATCGTATTCTCCGGCAACGCGCGGCGGTTTCCCGACATCCGCTGGATCTTCTCGCACGCCGGCGGGACGATGCCGTTCCTGATCGAGCGTTTCGTCCGCCATCCGCTGCTGGTGCCGAAGGCCAAGGAGACGGTGCCGGATGGCACGCTCGCCGAGCTGAAGCGCTTCTTCTACGATACCGCGCAGACCTCCAACCGCGGCTCGATGTCGGCGCTCGCGGCGATCATTCCGCCGTCGCAGATCGTGTTCGGAACAGATTTCCCGTACCGGACCGGCACCGATCATGTGAAGGGGCTGCGCGAGGCGGGTGTGTTCACGAACGAACAGATTGCGGCCATCGAGCGAGGCAATGCACTCAAGCTGTTGCCACGGCTCGCAAGCTAG
- a CDS encoding fumarylacetoacetate hydrolase family protein, with product MKLATFKSGGQEKIGIVHTGDTLLFDLTAAANRSGSANPAFASMLALIDTGDAALEQAAKVFEKHGKDESLSIKTETAEILAPVPEPRQMRDGMSFPLHILQAPRGQLKLAARAKNDMAELARIEAEPLGELPEVYRKQPIYYITNRFSVRGTNTTVKWPRYSQVMDYELEFGIITKSKGANISAAKARDHIFGYTIFNDFSARDAQRIEMEGRLGPAKGKSFDGGNVMGPWIVTPDEIGDPYKLKMEARVNGKMRSQGVTEGMLFSFEEIIAHVTKDETLMPGEFIGSGTVGNGCGLELGWYLEHGDTIELEVEKIGTLKNRVERQ from the coding sequence GTGAAACTCGCGACATTCAAATCCGGCGGACAGGAAAAGATCGGAATCGTGCATACGGGCGATACGCTTCTGTTCGATCTCACAGCCGCCGCCAACCGAAGCGGAAGCGCCAATCCCGCCTTCGCATCGATGCTGGCATTGATCGACACCGGCGACGCCGCGCTCGAACAGGCAGCAAAAGTGTTCGAGAAGCACGGCAAGGACGAGAGCCTGTCCATCAAGACCGAGACGGCTGAGATTCTGGCGCCGGTCCCGGAGCCGCGGCAGATGCGGGACGGGATGTCGTTTCCGCTGCACATCCTGCAGGCCCCGCGCGGGCAGCTCAAGCTCGCCGCGCGCGCCAAGAACGACATGGCCGAACTGGCGCGGATCGAAGCCGAGCCGCTCGGCGAGTTGCCGGAGGTCTACCGCAAGCAACCGATCTACTACATCACCAACCGCTTCAGCGTGCGCGGCACCAACACCACGGTGAAATGGCCGCGCTATAGCCAGGTGATGGATTACGAATTGGAATTCGGCATCATCACCAAAAGCAAGGGCGCCAACATCTCCGCGGCCAAGGCCAGGGATCACATCTTCGGCTATACGATCTTCAACGACTTTTCCGCGCGCGATGCCCAGCGCATTGAAATGGAGGGGCGGCTGGGGCCGGCGAAAGGCAAGAGCTTTGACGGCGGCAACGTGATGGGGCCGTGGATCGTTACCCCGGACGAGATCGGCGATCCCTACAAATTGAAGATGGAAGCGCGCGTCAACGGCAAGATGCGCTCCCAGGGCGTGACGGAGGGCATGCTATTCTCGTTCGAGGAGATCATCGCCCATGTCACCAAGGACGAGACCCTGATGCCCGGCGAATTCATCGGATCCGGCACCGTCGGCAATGGCTGTGGCCTCGAGCTCGGCTGGTATCTCGAGCACGGCGATACCATCGAGCTCGAAGTCGAAAAGATCGGTACGTTGAAGAACCGGGTCGAGCGGCAATAG
- a CDS encoding GntR family transcriptional regulator, translating to MPASERQLNRPVTEAATLTERAAMLVEQDILAGHLAPGSRLGIVDLVQRYEIGATPLREGLSRLMSRGLIVGTGQRGFRVADVSREDLLDITTMRTAVEVEAIRLAIVHGDDAWEAGIVSALHQMRRHIERTGDEFREGAEDFDRLHKGFHTALLAACGSKRMMAAHSDLYDQAYRYRRVMMRSFDSGKKFVRAHQLLADRIIARDIPGSQAMLEAHLRSTMDFVYPSGSES from the coding sequence ATGCCGGCCTCCGAGCGCCAATTGAACCGACCGGTGACCGAGGCCGCCACGCTGACCGAGCGCGCAGCCATGCTGGTCGAGCAGGACATCCTGGCCGGCCATCTGGCGCCGGGATCGCGGCTCGGCATCGTCGACCTGGTGCAACGCTACGAGATCGGCGCGACGCCGCTGCGCGAGGGCCTGTCACGGCTGATGTCGCGCGGGCTGATCGTTGGCACCGGACAGCGCGGCTTTCGCGTCGCTGACGTCAGCCGCGAGGATCTGCTTGACATCACCACCATGCGCACGGCGGTCGAAGTCGAGGCCATCCGGCTCGCCATCGTCCATGGCGACGACGCCTGGGAGGCGGGAATCGTCAGTGCGCTGCACCAGATGCGCCGGCACATCGAGCGCACCGGGGATGAATTCCGCGAGGGTGCGGAGGATTTCGACCGGCTGCACAAGGGCTTTCATACCGCTTTGCTGGCCGCGTGCGGCTCAAAGCGCATGATGGCCGCCCATTCCGATCTCTACGACCAGGCCTATCGCTATCGCCGGGTGATGATGCGCTCCTTCGACAGCGGCAAAAAATTCGTGCGTGCGCACCAATTGCTCGCCGACCGTATCATCGCGCGCGATATTCCCGGGTCGCAAGCGATGCTGGAAGCGCATCTGCGCTCGACCATGGACTTCGTCTATCCCTCAGGCAGCGAGAGCTGA
- a CDS encoding tyrosine-type recombinase/integrase, with protein MPVLKLGRRAVTGLPAVSKPTIFYDSDLTGFGVKAMPSGALSWIVEYRPGEGGRRVAKRRMVIGTPATLSPEKARDAAETLLAKVKLGADPAAERGAARKAETVDELIDSFVKDHLKPKCKAGTIRLNAGYIKNHIRPALGKKKAKAVTRSDVNRLHLKIKDAGYAVAANRVVSLIGTIYEFGLEEKILPRGTENPAGGIKMFDEKPRQRYLTGDELQRLGAALSEAETVGIPWEPDPTKKTKHAPKPENRLTKIDQHAAAALRLLLFTGCRLGEILNLRWREYDAGRGLAFLPDSKTGQKPVVLSAPAIAILDTLPRIGVYVIASESAGTKDETPRADLNRPWRAIRRRAGIEDVHIHDLRHSFASVGAGSDLGLPIIGRLLGHTQASTTQRYAHIAVNPAKRAADLIAGKIADAMNGK; from the coding sequence ATGCCAGTTCTAAAGCTAGGACGACGTGCCGTTACCGGCCTGCCCGCTGTATCAAAGCCGACGATCTTTTACGACTCCGACCTGACCGGCTTCGGCGTCAAGGCGATGCCTTCGGGTGCCCTATCATGGATAGTCGAATACCGCCCGGGAGAAGGCGGCAGGCGCGTTGCAAAGCGCCGCATGGTGATAGGTACGCCCGCCACGCTCTCGCCTGAGAAGGCCCGTGACGCCGCTGAGACGTTGCTGGCCAAGGTTAAGTTGGGGGCTGACCCGGCGGCCGAGCGCGGCGCTGCCAGGAAGGCCGAAACGGTCGACGAGTTGATCGACAGTTTCGTCAAGGACCACCTCAAACCAAAATGCAAGGCGGGCACGATCCGACTCAACGCTGGTTATATCAAGAATCATATTCGCCCTGCCCTCGGCAAAAAGAAGGCCAAGGCTGTGACGCGTTCAGACGTTAACCGCCTCCACCTCAAGATAAAAGACGCCGGGTACGCTGTCGCAGCGAATCGCGTCGTGTCGCTGATCGGAACAATCTATGAGTTCGGCCTCGAAGAAAAAATACTTCCCAGGGGTACTGAGAATCCCGCCGGCGGCATTAAAATGTTCGACGAGAAGCCACGTCAGCGCTATCTCACCGGAGATGAACTGCAGCGGCTCGGGGCGGCGCTCAGTGAGGCTGAGACGGTCGGGATTCCGTGGGAGCCCGACCCGACGAAGAAAACGAAACACGCGCCCAAGCCTGAGAACCGACTCACCAAGATTGATCAACATGCCGCCGCAGCGTTGCGCTTGCTCTTGTTCACCGGCTGCCGATTGGGGGAAATCCTCAATCTCCGCTGGAGGGAATATGATGCCGGTCGCGGCTTGGCGTTCCTGCCGGACTCCAAAACTGGCCAGAAACCCGTGGTACTATCGGCGCCAGCCATCGCGATATTGGACACCCTGCCCCGCATCGGCGTCTACGTCATCGCCAGCGAGTCGGCTGGCACGAAGGACGAGACTCCGCGCGCCGACCTCAACCGGCCTTGGCGAGCAATCCGCAGGCGCGCTGGCATCGAAGACGTCCACATCCACGACCTCAGACACTCGTTCGCCAGCGTCGGCGCGGGCTCTGATCTCGGTCTGCCGATCATTGGGCGTCTGTTGGGCCACACACAGGCGAGCACAACGCAGCGCTATGCACACATTGCGGTCAATCCCGCGAAGCGGGCTGCGGATCTAATCGCCGGCAAGATTGCCGACGCGATGAATGGGAAATAG
- a CDS encoding ABC transporter permease has product MNRAVIMWRVASFAVAAGFIALWQLIANLKLVSPVFLPGPDRAWASLVRGFSSGDLWSKLAGTLEHMAYGWLAASIAGVAIGAIIGSSRTMRTYVAPSLEFLRPLPVSAIIPVAIAMLGLTQAMALFVIAFGAIWPIMLATIHGFAAVEPRLYEVARSLQMSRFAVISKIALPSASPDILAGMRLSLTVALILSVVCEILAGLDGLGHWVLLSARAFRSADLFAGVILLGVTGYVTSVAMSLAEHRLLAWQASQR; this is encoded by the coding sequence ATGAATCGGGCCGTCATCATGTGGCGCGTGGCGAGCTTCGCGGTTGCCGCCGGTTTCATTGCGCTCTGGCAATTGATCGCCAATCTGAAACTGGTCTCGCCGGTGTTCCTGCCGGGCCCGGATCGCGCCTGGGCCTCGCTGGTGCGCGGATTTTCCTCCGGCGATCTCTGGAGCAAGCTCGCCGGCACGCTCGAGCATATGGCCTATGGCTGGCTTGCCGCCTCCATTGCCGGCGTCGCGATCGGCGCAATCATCGGATCGTCGCGCACGATGCGGACCTATGTCGCGCCCTCGCTGGAGTTTTTGCGGCCGCTGCCGGTCTCGGCGATCATCCCGGTCGCGATCGCAATGCTCGGGCTGACGCAGGCAATGGCGCTGTTCGTGATCGCCTTCGGGGCGATCTGGCCGATCATGCTGGCGACCATCCACGGCTTTGCGGCGGTGGAGCCCCGGCTCTATGAGGTGGCGCGGTCGCTGCAGATGTCGCGGTTCGCCGTGATCTCAAAGATCGCATTGCCCTCCGCCAGCCCCGACATTCTCGCCGGCATGCGCCTCAGCCTGACGGTGGCGCTGATCCTCTCGGTGGTCTGCGAAATCCTGGCCGGCCTCGACGGGCTCGGCCACTGGGTGCTGCTCTCGGCCCGCGCGTTCCGCTCGGCCGATCTGTTCGCCGGTGTCATCCTGCTAGGCGTCACCGGCTACGTGACGTCGGTGGCGATGTCGCTTGCCGAGCATCGGCTGTTGGCATGGCAGGCCTCGCAGCGCTAA
- a CDS encoding ABC transporter ATP-binding protein: protein MASAAKRLEAVPGQPTPQIAFDGVTLVLGGKTIIENLSLGVRPGEFLCIVGASGCGKTTALRLAAGLYQPSSGRVNFDGQPMREPRREIAIVFQDYGKALLPWRTAAGNVSLALEAGGMPSAGRPARIEELLRTVGLPGHAGKYPSEMSGGMQQRLQIARCLAQEPKTLLMDEPFGALDAMTRQGLQDEVLSLVAASGATVIFVTHDLDEAIYLGDRVIGLLPHPGRIGIELSVNLPRPRDQLSTREHPEFLRLRRQLFDFIKATEQ from the coding sequence ATGGCAAGCGCCGCAAAACGTCTCGAAGCCGTTCCCGGCCAGCCGACGCCGCAGATCGCATTTGACGGGGTCACGCTCGTACTCGGCGGCAAGACCATCATCGAAAATCTCAGCCTCGGCGTCCGCCCCGGTGAATTCCTCTGCATCGTCGGCGCATCCGGTTGCGGCAAGACCACGGCGCTGCGTCTGGCGGCAGGGCTCTACCAGCCGTCCAGTGGCAGAGTGAATTTCGACGGCCAGCCGATGCGCGAGCCGCGCCGCGAAATCGCGATCGTGTTCCAGGACTACGGCAAGGCGTTGCTGCCGTGGCGCACCGCGGCCGGCAACGTCTCGCTGGCGCTGGAAGCGGGCGGCATGCCGTCGGCCGGGCGCCCTGCCCGGATCGAGGAATTGCTGCGCACCGTCGGCCTGCCCGGCCACGCCGGCAAATATCCCTCCGAAATGTCCGGCGGCATGCAGCAGCGCCTGCAGATCGCTCGATGTCTGGCGCAAGAGCCGAAGACGCTGCTGATGGACGAGCCGTTCGGCGCGCTGGATGCGATGACGCGGCAGGGTTTGCAGGACGAGGTGCTGTCGCTGGTGGCGGCCAGCGGCGCCACGGTGATCTTCGTGACCCACGACCTCGACGAGGCGATTTATCTCGGGGATCGCGTCATCGGCCTGCTGCCGCATCCGGGACGGATCGGCATCGAACTTTCGGTCAACCTGCCGCGCCCGCGCGATCAATTGTCGACCCGCGAGCATCCGGAATTCCTGCGGCTGCGGCGGCAGTTATTCGACTTCATCAAGGCGACCGAGCAGTGA
- a CDS encoding ABC transporter permease has protein sequence MTGNSAKALALPLAVLLAFEIWARATHLQSDSLAPPSEIVMALFGAFADFSILTATRDTLFSAFAGLAIGTISGLALGIAFGISDTLNRLMEVTVEAIRPIPSIALLPIALIALGFGYRMEIVIVAFACVWPVLILSRAAVRSIEPRLMEVARALRLPPAQRVWKIIIPAALPRIFVAFRLSAGIALIVAVTVEIAINPLGLGAGIMLAQQALRPDLMLAYLVWIGIIGYALNILLTVAQQRLFGRAALSGDGQ, from the coding sequence GTGACGGGCAATTCCGCCAAGGCACTGGCGCTGCCGCTGGCCGTTCTGCTGGCGTTCGAAATCTGGGCGCGCGCCACCCATCTGCAAAGCGACAGCCTTGCGCCGCCGAGCGAGATCGTCATGGCGCTCTTTGGTGCCTTCGCCGATTTCTCGATCCTGACGGCGACCCGCGACACACTGTTCTCGGCCTTCGCAGGACTGGCAATCGGCACGATCAGCGGCCTCGCGCTCGGCATTGCGTTCGGAATTTCCGATACCCTCAACCGCCTGATGGAAGTGACGGTCGAGGCGATCCGGCCGATCCCCTCGATCGCGCTGCTGCCGATCGCGCTGATCGCGCTCGGCTTCGGCTACCGCATGGAAATCGTGATCGTGGCGTTTGCCTGCGTCTGGCCGGTCTTGATCCTCTCGCGCGCGGCCGTGCGCAGCATCGAGCCGCGGCTGATGGAGGTGGCGCGGGCGTTACGCTTGCCGCCGGCACAGCGGGTCTGGAAGATCATCATCCCGGCGGCGTTGCCGCGCATCTTCGTGGCCTTTCGGCTGTCGGCCGGCATCGCCCTGATCGTCGCCGTGACGGTCGAAATCGCCATCAACCCGCTCGGCCTCGGCGCCGGCATCATGCTGGCGCAGCAGGCGCTGCGTCCCGACCTCATGCTGGCCTATCTGGTCTGGATCGGCATCATCGGCTACGCGCTCAACATCCTTCTTACCGTGGCCCAACAGCGCCTGTTCGGCCGCGCCGCGTTGAGCGGAGACGGCCAATGA
- a CDS encoding ABC transporter substrate-binding protein — translation MTLTGTAFAQAKIQVGCTATSDCASAMVAIDEGIFKKHGLEVEMTPIGINSNIPAAILSNSIQIGGPTSTVFLQAADGGLDLVAIAGATVMSPVSNGNITAFVRNGITIKEPKDFVGKKVGAPGLNAFLHVLFVKWLVEKGVDPKSVNFVEVTFPTMADIIKSGGVDAVLTAEPFVTRMTNAGLGSVGARYAVELARTDPIIFYAASREWAEKNAAAIKKFRDALAESAVIVNNDREKASASISKFTKQPVELVKATPPNRSEPALKPEQLAWWIEVMSTQKMLQSKLDTSKLVLK, via the coding sequence GTGACGCTGACCGGCACCGCCTTTGCGCAGGCCAAGATCCAGGTTGGCTGCACGGCGACCTCGGACTGCGCCTCGGCGATGGTGGCGATCGATGAGGGCATCTTCAAAAAGCACGGGCTCGAGGTCGAGATGACGCCGATCGGCATCAACTCGAATATCCCGGCCGCGATCCTGTCGAACTCGATCCAGATCGGCGGTCCGACCTCGACCGTGTTCCTGCAGGCAGCCGACGGCGGCCTCGATCTCGTCGCCATCGCCGGTGCAACCGTGATGAGCCCGGTGTCGAACGGCAACATCACCGCCTTTGTCCGCAACGGCATCACCATCAAGGAGCCGAAGGATTTCGTCGGCAAGAAAGTCGGCGCGCCCGGGCTGAACGCCTTCCTGCACGTGCTGTTCGTGAAATGGCTGGTGGAAAAGGGCGTCGATCCCAAGAGCGTCAATTTCGTCGAGGTCACCTTCCCGACCATGGCCGATATCATCAAGTCCGGCGGCGTCGACGCCGTGCTGACCGCCGAGCCGTTCGTGACTCGCATGACCAATGCCGGATTGGGCTCGGTCGGCGCGCGCTATGCCGTCGAACTCGCGCGCACCGATCCGATCATCTTCTATGCCGCGTCGCGCGAATGGGCGGAAAAGAACGCGGCAGCGATCAAGAAATTCCGCGATGCGCTCGCCGAATCCGCAGTCATCGTCAACAACGACCGCGAAAAGGCATCGGCCTCGATTTCAAAATTCACCAAGCAGCCGGTCGAGCTGGTCAAGGCGACGCCACCGAACCGCTCCGAACCGGCGCTGAAGCCCGAACAACTCGCCTGGTGGATCGAAGTGATGTCGACGCAAAAGATGCTGCAATCCAAGCTCGATACTTCGAAGCTGGTCCTGAAGTAG
- a CDS encoding cyclase family protein, with protein sequence MARKLIDISVPLQNDVPADPPGNHPTIQYIDHQQGLPRMLQFFDGLKAEDLPDGQGWAVEQVSLSTHNGTHLDAPWHFHPTMNRGERSWTIDEVPLEWCFQPGVKLDFRHFADGYVATAKDVETELKRIGHTLSPLEIVVINTSAGAKYGRQDYVTSGCGMGYEATMYLLERGVRLTGIDGWSWDAPFVYTAKKYAETRDASLIWEGHKAGRHIGYCHIEKLHNLEQLPSTGFMVSCFPVKIERASAGWTRAVAILDG encoded by the coding sequence ATGGCGCGCAAGTTGATCGATATCTCCGTTCCCCTGCAAAACGACGTGCCGGCCGATCCGCCCGGCAATCATCCGACCATCCAGTACATCGATCACCAGCAGGGCCTGCCGCGAATGCTGCAGTTCTTCGACGGGCTGAAGGCGGAAGATCTGCCTGATGGCCAGGGCTGGGCAGTGGAGCAGGTATCGCTCTCCACCCATAACGGCACGCATCTGGACGCGCCCTGGCATTTCCATCCCACCATGAATCGCGGCGAGCGTTCCTGGACCATCGACGAGGTGCCGCTGGAATGGTGTTTTCAGCCGGGCGTGAAGCTGGACTTCCGGCATTTTGCGGACGGCTATGTCGCGACCGCCAAGGATGTCGAAACTGAGCTGAAGCGCATCGGCCATACGCTGTCGCCGCTGGAGATCGTGGTGATCAATACCAGTGCCGGCGCTAAATATGGCCGGCAGGATTACGTCACCTCGGGCTGCGGCATGGGCTATGAAGCCACCATGTATCTGCTGGAGCGCGGCGTGCGGCTGACCGGCATCGACGGCTGGAGCTGGGACGCACCGTTCGTCTATACCGCGAAGAAATATGCCGAGACCAGGGACGCCAGCCTGATCTGGGAAGGCCACAAGGCCGGCCGCCATATCGGCTATTGCCACATCGAAAAGCTGCACAATCTCGAGCAACTGCCGTCGACCGGCTTCATGGTGTCGTGCTTCCCGGTGAAGATCGAGCGCGCCTCGGCGGGCTGGACACGGGCGGTTGCCATTCTCGACGGCTGA
- a CDS encoding ATP-dependent Clp protease adaptor ClpS translates to MRDADGSAMVKVLLLNDDETTMEFVVQVLESVFGKTREEALKLVLEIHRDGSGECGVYTVGQASTIVARVAALADRNGYPLRCVTEPGLMS, encoded by the coding sequence ATGCGTGACGCCGATGGGTCAGCGATGGTCAAAGTGCTGCTATTGAATGACGACGAAACGACGATGGAGTTCGTTGTTCAAGTGCTTGAGAGCGTTTTTGGAAAGACACGCGAGGAGGCGCTCAAGCTGGTACTGGAGATCCACCGCGATGGAAGTGGCGAATGTGGTGTCTATACGGTTGGACAGGCGTCAACCATCGTCGCGCGTGTAGCCGCGCTGGCCGATCGCAACGGCTATCCCCTGCGCTGTGTCACCGAGCCAGGCTTGATGAGCTGA